The following proteins are co-located in the Labrys monachus genome:
- a CDS encoding virulence factor, whose amino-acid sequence MAQLIITYWRDIPAQVTAKQGRTSARRELPLRFTEAIDMAAMRSGAAGTDDYLAEWRRGAPVECGSDLEAEVSAAMAKIEAEYDKERLVALAKNGGREGV is encoded by the coding sequence ATGGCCCAGCTCATCATCACCTATTGGCGCGACATTCCCGCCCAGGTCACCGCCAAGCAGGGGCGCACCAGCGCCCGGCGCGAATTGCCGCTGCGCTTCACCGAGGCGATCGACATGGCCGCGATGCGCTCGGGCGCTGCCGGAACCGACGATTACCTCGCCGAATGGCGCCGCGGCGCGCCCGTCGAGTGCGGCAGCGACCTCGAAGCCGAGGTTTCGGCGGCGATGGCGAAGATCGAGGCGGAATACGACAAGGAGCGGCTGGTCGCTCTTGCCAAGAATGGCGGCAGAGAGGGGGTATAG
- the choV gene encoding choline ABC transporter ATP-binding protein produces MNVAVDFRNVDIIFGARTREALKMLDAGASRAEILAKTGAVLGCADASLTVREGEISVLMGLSGSGKSTMMRAVNGLNKVTRGSVLVKSGDRMVDVVTCDAATLRHVRQGSVAMVFQQFGLLPWRTVAENVGFGLELAGVPEAERTRRVAQQLKLVGLDQWANKYANELSGGMQQRVGLARAFATEAPILLMDEPFSALDPLIRTKLQDELLQLQKELKKTIIFVSHDLEEALKIGNTITILESGRIVQSGRPEDIVLRPADDYVREFIANVNPLSVLTAWHVMCDARDLDKTEDGWVWLDKRRTTRFKLDADRQVIAAERDGVPGAWVHCAEAEAPPRPGERPCYWASPGTSLKTVMLAMHNADTAPVALFDEENRFVGSIGVKDVLQAVLRRQEPA; encoded by the coding sequence ATGAACGTCGCCGTCGATTTCAGGAATGTCGACATCATCTTCGGCGCCCGGACGCGCGAAGCCCTCAAGATGCTCGATGCCGGCGCCAGCCGGGCGGAGATCCTGGCGAAGACCGGGGCGGTGCTCGGCTGCGCCGACGCCAGCCTGACCGTGCGCGAAGGCGAGATCAGCGTGCTGATGGGCCTGTCGGGTTCCGGCAAGTCGACGATGATGCGGGCCGTCAACGGCCTCAACAAGGTCACGCGCGGTTCCGTGCTGGTCAAGTCCGGCGACCGGATGGTGGATGTCGTCACCTGCGACGCCGCGACGCTTCGCCACGTCCGCCAGGGCAGCGTCGCCATGGTGTTCCAGCAATTCGGGCTCCTGCCCTGGCGCACGGTGGCGGAGAATGTCGGCTTCGGCCTCGAACTCGCCGGCGTCCCCGAAGCCGAGCGCACCAGGCGGGTCGCCCAGCAGCTCAAGCTCGTCGGCCTGGACCAGTGGGCGAACAAATATGCCAACGAGCTCTCGGGCGGCATGCAGCAGCGCGTCGGCCTCGCCCGCGCCTTCGCGACGGAAGCGCCGATCCTCCTGATGGACGAGCCGTTCTCCGCCCTCGATCCGCTGATCCGCACCAAGCTGCAGGACGAGCTCCTGCAGCTCCAGAAGGAGCTGAAGAAGACCATCATCTTCGTCAGCCACGACCTGGAGGAAGCCCTCAAGATCGGCAATACCATCACCATCCTGGAGAGCGGGCGCATCGTGCAGTCCGGCCGGCCGGAGGACATCGTCCTGCGTCCGGCTGACGATTACGTGCGCGAATTCATCGCCAATGTGAACCCGCTGAGCGTGCTCACCGCCTGGCACGTGATGTGCGATGCCCGCGACCTCGACAAGACGGAGGATGGCTGGGTCTGGCTCGACAAGCGCCGGACGACCCGCTTCAAGCTCGACGCCGACAGGCAGGTCATCGCCGCCGAGCGGGACGGCGTGCCGGGCGCCTGGGTCCATTGCGCCGAGGCGGAAGCGCCGCCGCGCCCCGGCGAGCGGCCCTGCTACTGGGCCAGCCCGGGCACGTCGCTGAAGACGGTGATGCTCGCCATGCACAATGCCGACACCGCGCCGGTGGCGCTGTTCGACGAGGAGAACCGCTTCGTCGGATCGATCGGGGTGAAGGACGTGCTCCAGGCGGTGCTGCGCCGGCAGGAGCCGGCCTGA
- a CDS encoding CobW family GTP-binding protein, whose protein sequence is MTARIAIPAFVLTGFLGAGKTTLLNRLLKDPALADTAVVINEFGDAGLDHLLVEKSGDGVVLLASGCLCCSLRGDLVDTLADLAARRETGALPPFGRVVIETTGLAHPTPVLQTLMAPPVVAAGYVLAGVIAVADAQRGEALLDAHAESVAQIAVADRILVSKADLAGAGLDPFLARLGRLNPRATIDLVQDVRPGDLLAAAPLPLPPADAPAPALRLGRPAATAARPVFGAHDAAIASFVLTADKAMAPHRLGAFLDELRERHGDGLLRFKALVKLADDPERPVVIHGVQHVLHPLVRLDAWPDGDRRSRLVFIMRDVDRRRIEDLFAAFCGEPRLDAPDVAALTDNPLAF, encoded by the coding sequence ATGACCGCGCGCATCGCCATTCCGGCCTTCGTGCTCACCGGCTTCCTCGGCGCCGGCAAGACGACCCTGCTCAACCGCCTCCTCAAGGATCCGGCGCTCGCCGACACCGCCGTCGTCATCAACGAGTTCGGCGATGCCGGGCTCGACCATCTCCTGGTGGAGAAATCCGGCGACGGCGTCGTGCTGCTCGCGTCCGGATGCCTGTGCTGCAGCCTGCGCGGCGACCTCGTCGACACGCTGGCCGATCTCGCGGCGCGGCGCGAGACGGGGGCCCTGCCGCCCTTCGGCCGGGTGGTGATCGAGACCACCGGGCTCGCCCATCCCACGCCCGTGCTGCAGACGCTGATGGCGCCGCCCGTGGTGGCGGCGGGCTATGTCCTCGCCGGGGTGATCGCCGTGGCGGATGCGCAGCGCGGGGAGGCGCTCCTCGATGCGCATGCCGAGAGCGTCGCCCAGATCGCCGTCGCCGACCGCATCCTGGTCAGCAAGGCCGACCTCGCCGGGGCCGGCCTCGATCCCTTCCTCGCACGTCTCGGCAGGCTCAATCCGCGGGCGACGATCGACCTGGTGCAGGACGTCCGGCCCGGCGACCTCCTCGCCGCGGCGCCCCTGCCGCTGCCGCCGGCCGACGCGCCCGCGCCGGCCCTGCGCCTCGGCCGTCCGGCCGCGACCGCGGCACGCCCGGTGTTCGGCGCCCATGACGCGGCGATCGCCTCCTTCGTGCTGACCGCCGACAAGGCGATGGCGCCGCACCGGCTGGGCGCCTTCCTCGACGAATTGCGCGAGCGGCACGGCGACGGGCTGCTGCGCTTCAAGGCGCTGGTGAAGCTCGCCGACGACCCGGAGCGGCCGGTGGTCATCCACGGCGTGCAGCATGTCCTGCATCCGCTCGTGCGGCTCGACGCCTGGCCGGACGGCGACCGGCGCAGCCGCCTCGTCTTCATCATGCGCGACGTCGACCGGCGGCGGATCGAAGACCTGTTCGCCGCCTTCTGCGGCGAGCCGCGCCTCGACGCGCCGGACGTCGCCGCCCTCACCGACAATCCGCTGGCGTTCTGA
- the recR gene encoding recombination mediator RecR — protein MASVTGPEIERLIQLLARLPGLGPRSARRAALTLIKKRDQLMVPLAAALQIACERVVVCSNCGNIDTADPCTLCRDPRRDTSLLVVVETVGDLWALERAGVINARYHVLGGTLSPLDGIGPGDLNIDGLVARVSAGGVTEVMLALNATVDGQTTAHYVTDLLAPTGVKVTKLAHGVPVGGELDYLDEGTLAAAIRSRTPF, from the coding sequence ATGGCATCCGTCACCGGCCCCGAAATCGAACGTCTCATCCAATTGCTCGCGAGGCTGCCCGGCCTGGGGCCGCGCTCGGCGCGCCGGGCTGCGCTGACGCTGATCAAGAAGCGCGACCAGCTGATGGTGCCGCTCGCCGCCGCCCTGCAGATCGCCTGCGAGCGGGTGGTGGTGTGCTCGAACTGCGGCAATATCGACACTGCCGACCCCTGCACCCTCTGCCGGGATCCGCGGCGCGACACCTCGCTCCTCGTGGTGGTCGAGACCGTCGGCGACCTCTGGGCGCTGGAGCGCGCCGGCGTGATCAATGCGCGCTACCACGTGCTCGGCGGCACGCTCTCGCCGCTCGACGGCATCGGCCCGGGCGACCTCAATATCGACGGCCTCGTCGCGCGCGTCTCGGCCGGCGGCGTCACCGAGGTGATGCTGGCGCTCAACGCCACCGTCGACGGCCAGACCACCGCCCATTACGTCACCGACCTGCTGGCGCCGACCGGCGTCAAGGTGACGAAACTGGCGCATGGCGTGCCGGTCGGAGGCGAGCTCGACTATCTCGACGAGGGTACGTTGGCCGCCGCAATCCGCAGCCGCACGCCGTTCTGA
- the choW gene encoding choline ABC transporter permease subunit, whose amino-acid sequence MFDWVTDHKIPFGNTMRVFIDLLQAHLGSFFDVVTAVVEFIVDGSAGVLIFFPPIVVILAFAAFAYLLQRSWKLSLFVFLAFLFIWNQGYWEDTMKTISLVVWSAATSILVGTPIGVMAAHRPRLYAFLHPVLDMMQTLPTPVYLIPMIALLGIGYAPGLIATLIFALPAPIRLTHLGISSTPVALKEAGEAFGATAHQLLWKVELPHALPTIMAGVTQCIMLSLSMVVIAGMVGAEGLGADVIKALGTVNIARGFEAGAAIVLLAIVLDRMCRVKGAHA is encoded by the coding sequence ATGTTCGACTGGGTAACGGACCACAAGATCCCGTTCGGCAACACCATGCGGGTGTTCATCGACCTTCTTCAGGCGCATCTCGGCTCCTTCTTCGATGTCGTGACCGCCGTGGTCGAGTTCATCGTCGACGGCAGCGCCGGCGTGCTGATCTTCTTCCCGCCGATCGTGGTCATCCTCGCCTTCGCGGCCTTCGCCTATCTCCTGCAGCGCTCCTGGAAGCTCAGCCTCTTCGTCTTCCTCGCCTTCCTGTTCATCTGGAACCAGGGCTATTGGGAAGACACCATGAAGACGATCTCGCTGGTGGTGTGGTCGGCCGCCACCAGCATCCTGGTCGGCACGCCGATCGGGGTGATGGCGGCCCATCGGCCGCGGCTCTATGCCTTCCTGCACCCCGTCCTCGACATGATGCAGACGCTGCCGACCCCGGTCTATCTCATCCCGATGATCGCGCTTCTGGGCATCGGCTACGCGCCGGGCCTGATCGCCACTTTGATCTTCGCCCTGCCCGCCCCGATCCGGCTGACCCATCTGGGCATCAGCTCGACGCCGGTGGCGCTCAAGGAGGCGGGCGAGGCGTTCGGCGCCACCGCACACCAGCTGCTCTGGAAGGTCGAGCTGCCGCATGCCCTTCCCACCATCATGGCGGGCGTGACCCAGTGCATCATGCTCAGCCTGTCCATGGTCGTCATCGCCGGCATGGTGGGCGCGGAAGGCCTCGGCGCCGATGTCATCAAGGCGCTCGGCACGGTCAACATCGCACGCGGCTTCGAGGCCGGCGCGGCCATCGTGCTGCTGGCCATCGTGCTCGACCGCATGTGCCGGGTGAAAGGAGCGCACGCATGA
- the maiA gene encoding maleylacetoacetate isomerase, translated as MRMYGFWRSAASFRVRIALNLKGLPYEETMVDIDAGEQYASGYHAMNPQSAVPSVFVDDGPPLTQSLAIVEYLEETHPEPPLLPADARGRARVRSLALLFAADHHPLIVPRVRRYLSEELHVDDAGRTAWIRHWFREGLVQGEARLAGDAATGRFCHGDTPTSADLCLISQVMGARGFQVTTADLPAISRIAENCLAEEAFARALPLRQPGAPASH; from the coding sequence ATCAGGATGTATGGCTTCTGGCGCTCCGCCGCCTCGTTCCGCGTGCGCATCGCGCTCAATCTCAAGGGTCTTCCCTATGAGGAGACCATGGTCGACATCGATGCGGGCGAACAATATGCGTCCGGCTATCACGCCATGAACCCCCAATCGGCCGTGCCGTCGGTCTTCGTCGACGACGGGCCGCCGCTCACCCAGTCGCTGGCGATCGTCGAATATCTGGAGGAAACCCATCCCGAGCCGCCGCTGCTGCCGGCCGATGCGCGTGGCCGGGCGCGGGTGCGGTCGCTGGCGCTGCTGTTCGCCGCGGACCACCATCCGCTGATCGTGCCGCGCGTCCGCCGCTATCTGAGCGAGGAACTGCATGTGGACGATGCCGGACGCACGGCCTGGATCCGCCACTGGTTCCGCGAAGGGCTGGTCCAGGGCGAAGCGCGGCTCGCCGGCGACGCCGCGACGGGGCGCTTCTGCCATGGCGACACGCCGACATCAGCCGATCTCTGCCTGATCAGCCAGGTCATGGGCGCACGGGGCTTCCAGGTGACGACCGCCGACCTGCCCGCCATCAGCCGCATCGCCGAAAACTGCCTTGCCGAGGAGGCCTTCGCGCGTGCGCTGCCGCTGCGCCAGCCGGGGGCGCCGGCCTCGCACTGA
- a CDS encoding DMT family transporter: MNGNAILPGLGLGLLAAVSYGSNVPFAKLSAEAGVSGPNVVFYRSLLMVALLGLFALSRRAPLAVPQGVRLPVLGLGVATSFVGICYISSVAFIPVGVATIIYYLYPLVILVVSPWVDSERLTPARLMIFALAFLGLVVAIGPAFTSLDPRGLVLAMLGSAAAAAQFFFAARATRAIGPVAAGFWAQAIQMPAALGICLLAGGPVAPAALAGAAWPVGMTCALFILAFALHLASARMAPPAALGLVFCAEPVASILLAARLLGETLAPAQLAGGCLVLLAIVGSVVVESRRPALGT, from the coding sequence ATGAACGGCAACGCCATTCTTCCCGGTCTCGGCCTCGGCCTGCTGGCTGCGGTCTCCTACGGATCGAACGTGCCTTTCGCCAAATTGTCGGCCGAAGCCGGCGTGTCCGGGCCCAATGTGGTGTTCTACCGCTCCCTCCTGATGGTGGCGCTGCTCGGCCTGTTCGCCCTCTCGCGCCGTGCGCCGCTGGCGGTGCCGCAAGGGGTGCGTCTGCCGGTGCTGGGGCTCGGCGTCGCCACCAGCTTCGTGGGGATCTGCTACATCTCCTCGGTCGCCTTCATTCCGGTCGGCGTCGCCACCATCATCTATTACCTCTATCCCCTGGTCATCCTCGTCGTCAGCCCGTGGGTGGACAGCGAGCGCCTGACGCCGGCGCGGCTGATGATCTTCGCCCTGGCCTTTCTCGGCCTCGTCGTCGCCATCGGCCCGGCCTTCACCTCGCTCGACCCGCGCGGGCTCGTGCTGGCGATGCTGGGTTCGGCCGCCGCCGCGGCGCAATTCTTCTTCGCCGCGCGGGCGACCCGGGCCATCGGGCCGGTCGCAGCCGGCTTCTGGGCGCAGGCGATCCAGATGCCGGCCGCGCTCGGCATCTGCCTCCTGGCCGGCGGTCCGGTTGCGCCCGCCGCTCTCGCCGGGGCGGCCTGGCCCGTGGGCATGACATGCGCGCTCTTCATCCTGGCCTTTGCCCTCCATCTGGCGTCGGCGCGGATGGCGCCGCCCGCCGCGCTCGGGCTGGTGTTCTGCGCCGAGCCGGTGGCCTCGATCCTGCTTGCGGCGCGCCTGCTCGGCGAGACGCTCGCGCCGGCGCAGCTGGCCGGCGGCTGCCTCGTGCTCCTCGCCATCGTCGGCTCGGTCGTGGTCGAGAGCCGCAGGCCGGCGCTCGGCACATGA
- a CDS encoding D-alanyl-D-alanine carboxypeptidase family protein, with translation MGMFARAAATGFVACLVLGLARETAAANPTIVVDAASGKVLEAHDATRPWYPASLSKLMTLYTVFKALKDGRVDGGMPIAISPRAARQAPSRMGYPVGTMITIDDALKMLVVHSANDIAVALAEGVSGSVDNFAAEMNANAKALGMAQSYWVNPNGLPDPRQVTSARDMALVADAIITQFPQYDQLFRIQTIRSGDSVLRTHNALVYRYPGTDGMKTGFTCAAGFNVVATATRNGRKLITVVMGAPTPKERTNQAVALFESNYDNQGGGLFTSAPLAAQLPASAYAAAPDMRDIACNRKRGGDAAAESEDTAEVLPGKAQEASAASPLLTSWTVAPPVEVGPYVGPRRPLFKLPNTPILADLPARSTTKQARAKAGAETAAGYAETSKGMAMPSQLTDPKLNKGRKNLKKLATEKTAGKKVKPAAHAKPPAKPSRHKKHHPDS, from the coding sequence ATGGGTATGTTCGCGCGCGCCGCCGCCACGGGTTTCGTGGCCTGCCTGGTTCTTGGACTTGCCCGGGAAACCGCCGCCGCCAATCCCACCATCGTCGTCGATGCCGCCAGCGGCAAGGTGCTGGAGGCGCATGACGCCACCCGGCCCTGGTATCCGGCTTCCCTTTCCAAGCTGATGACGCTCTATACCGTCTTCAAGGCCTTGAAGGACGGGCGCGTCGACGGCGGCATGCCGATCGCGATCTCGCCCCGCGCCGCCAGGCAGGCGCCGTCCCGGATGGGCTATCCCGTCGGGACGATGATCACCATCGACGACGCCCTGAAGATGCTCGTGGTGCATTCGGCCAACGACATCGCCGTGGCGCTGGCGGAAGGCGTGTCCGGCTCGGTCGACAATTTCGCCGCCGAGATGAACGCCAACGCCAAGGCGCTCGGCATGGCCCAGAGCTATTGGGTCAACCCCAACGGCCTGCCCGACCCGCGCCAGGTGACCTCGGCGCGCGACATGGCCCTGGTGGCCGACGCGATCATCACGCAGTTCCCGCAATACGACCAGCTCTTCCGGATCCAGACGATCCGCAGCGGCGACAGCGTCCTGCGCACCCACAACGCGCTGGTCTATCGCTATCCGGGCACGGACGGCATGAAGACGGGCTTCACCTGCGCCGCCGGCTTCAACGTGGTGGCGACCGCGACGCGCAACGGCCGCAAGCTGATCACCGTGGTGATGGGCGCGCCGACGCCGAAGGAGCGCACCAACCAGGCGGTGGCGCTGTTCGAGAGCAATTACGACAACCAGGGCGGCGGCCTGTTCACCAGCGCGCCGCTCGCCGCGCAATTGCCGGCGTCGGCCTATGCCGCCGCGCCCGACATGCGCGACATCGCCTGCAACCGCAAGAGGGGCGGCGATGCCGCGGCCGAGAGCGAGGATACGGCCGAGGTGCTGCCCGGCAAGGCGCAGGAGGCTTCGGCGGCGAGCCCGCTGCTGACGAGCTGGACCGTCGCCCCGCCCGTCGAGGTCGGCCCCTATGTCGGTCCGCGCCGGCCGCTGTTCAAGCTGCCGAACACGCCGATCCTCGCCGACCTGCCCGCCCGCTCCACGACGAAGCAGGCGCGGGCGAAGGCCGGCGCCGAGACGGCGGCCGGCTATGCCGAGACGTCGAAGGGCATGGCGATGCCGTCGCAGCTCACCGATCCCAAACTCAACAAGGGCCGCAAGAACCTGAAGAAGCTGGCGACGGAAAAGACCGCCGGGAAGAAGGTGAAGCCTGCGGCCCATGCCAAGCCGCCGGCCAAGCCGAGCCGGCACAAGAAGCATCATCCCGACAGCTGA
- a CDS encoding YbaB/EbfC family nucleoid-associated protein yields MKDVMGMMKQVQAMQSKMQDLQAELERTEVEGVAGGGLVKVRLTAKGEMKAIAVDDSLFKPEEREIVEDLILAAHNDARAKGERLMQEKMGALTAGLPIPPGMKLPF; encoded by the coding sequence ATGAAAGACGTGATGGGTATGATGAAGCAGGTCCAGGCCATGCAGTCCAAGATGCAGGACCTGCAGGCCGAGCTGGAGCGGACCGAGGTGGAAGGCGTGGCCGGCGGCGGCCTCGTCAAGGTGCGCCTGACCGCCAAGGGCGAGATGAAGGCCATCGCCGTCGACGACAGCCTCTTCAAGCCCGAGGAGAGGGAGATCGTCGAGGATCTCATCCTCGCCGCCCACAACGACGCCCGCGCCAAGGGCGAGCGGCTGATGCAGGAGAAGATGGGCGCCCTCACCGCGGGCCTGCCGATCCCGCCGGGCATGAAGCTTCCCTTCTGA
- a CDS encoding methylenetetrahydrofolate reductase codes for MITDIRLPPADDFGPHPAAPLPELPGHTSRGRLERVLRRGEFAVTAELNPPDSADPDDVLERIKPFEGWVDAINATDGSGAHCHMSSVAICALLTRVGYSPVFQISCRDYNRIAIQGNVLGAAALGVCNVLCLSGDGVQCGDHPEAKPVFDLDSTALLATIRTMRDEKRFLSGRPITTPPAMFLGAAANPFVPPHDFRPINLAKKVAAGAQFIQTQYCFDVPLLERFMARIRDMGLHEQCFILVGVGPLASARTAKWMRSNVPGVHIPDAVIARLEGAQDQKAEGKRLCIDIIQQVRAIKGVAGVHVMAYRQEEYVSEIVHESGVLAGRTPWRRDLLPGPMPHEEMVTAQ; via the coding sequence ATGATCACCGACATCCGCCTGCCTCCCGCCGACGATTTCGGCCCGCACCCCGCCGCGCCGCTGCCCGAGCTGCCCGGCCACACCTCGCGCGGGCGGCTCGAGCGCGTGCTCCGCCGCGGCGAATTCGCCGTCACCGCCGAGCTCAACCCGCCGGATTCGGCCGATCCCGACGACGTGCTGGAGCGGATCAAGCCCTTCGAGGGCTGGGTCGACGCGATCAACGCCACCGACGGCTCCGGCGCACATTGCCACATGTCCTCGGTCGCCATCTGCGCGCTGCTGACCCGGGTCGGCTATTCGCCGGTGTTCCAGATCTCCTGCCGCGACTACAACCGCATCGCCATCCAGGGCAATGTGCTGGGCGCGGCGGCCCTCGGCGTGTGCAACGTGCTGTGCCTGTCCGGCGACGGCGTGCAATGCGGCGACCATCCCGAGGCCAAGCCGGTCTTCGATCTCGATTCGACCGCCCTGCTCGCCACCATCCGCACCATGCGCGACGAGAAGCGCTTCCTGTCCGGCCGCCCGATCACCACGCCGCCGGCGATGTTCCTGGGCGCCGCCGCCAATCCCTTCGTGCCGCCCCACGACTTCCGGCCGATCAACCTGGCCAAGAAGGTCGCGGCGGGGGCGCAGTTCATCCAGACGCAATATTGCTTCGACGTGCCGCTGCTGGAGCGCTTCATGGCGCGGATCCGCGACATGGGCCTGCACGAGCAGTGCTTCATCCTGGTCGGCGTCGGGCCGCTCGCCTCGGCGCGGACGGCGAAATGGATGCGCTCCAACGTCCCCGGCGTGCATATTCCCGATGCCGTCATCGCCCGCCTCGAAGGCGCCCAGGACCAGAAGGCCGAGGGCAAGCGGCTGTGCATCGACATCATCCAGCAGGTCCGCGCCATCAAGGGCGTCGCCGGGGTGCATGTCATGGCCTACCGCCAGGAGGAATATGTCTCCGAGATCGTGCACGAATCCGGCGTCCTCGCCGGCCGCACGCCCTGGCGGCGCGATCTCCTGCCCGGCCCGATGCCGCATGAGGAGATGGTGACCGCGCAATAG
- a CDS encoding methylenetetrahydrofolate reductase C-terminal domain-containing protein, whose amino-acid sequence MRTPAAFEPAGKPPRSRDRFALRFWAIRKSAAMERLYDRLERTLVFLAPVFTAIGWERLERPVAGIEKMVKGALFDCRMCGQCALSSTGMSCPMNCPKGLRNGPCGGVRANGNCEVYADMPCVWVKAYEGSRTMAAGEAINLPQPAVDHRLKGRSSWLAVARAKSGYDARMEAARLAAQNAAKAASKSASKPGGAKA is encoded by the coding sequence ATGCGCACGCCCGCCGCCTTCGAGCCTGCCGGAAAGCCCCCCCGCAGCCGCGACAGGTTCGCCCTGCGCTTCTGGGCCATCCGCAAGTCGGCGGCGATGGAACGGCTGTATGACAGGCTGGAGCGCACCCTCGTGTTCCTCGCGCCCGTCTTCACCGCCATCGGCTGGGAACGGCTGGAAAGGCCGGTGGCCGGCATCGAGAAGATGGTGAAGGGCGCCCTGTTCGACTGCCGCATGTGCGGGCAATGCGCGCTGTCCTCCACCGGCATGTCCTGCCCGATGAACTGCCCGAAGGGCCTGCGCAACGGGCCCTGCGGCGGCGTCCGCGCCAACGGCAATTGCGAGGTCTATGCCGACATGCCCTGCGTCTGGGTCAAGGCCTATGAAGGCTCGCGCACCATGGCGGCGGGCGAGGCCATCAACCTGCCGCAGCCGGCCGTCGACCACCGGCTCAAGGGCCGCTCGTCCTGGCTCGCCGTCGCCCGCGCGAAATCCGGCTACGATGCCCGGATGGAGGCGGCGCGGCTCGCGGCCCAGAACGCGGCCAAGGCCGCATCCAAGAGCGCATCCAAGCCCGGCGGAGCCAAGGCATGA